A single window of Salvia splendens isolate huo1 chromosome 6, SspV2, whole genome shotgun sequence DNA harbors:
- the LOC121807533 gene encoding auxin-responsive protein SAUR50-like: protein MERKGEGDNPKASSSSLLKKLERYVQIKKKKKMVKSKSWSGGEGRKPAPTGCFSVYVGPEKQRFVIKTGLVNHPLFKMLLEDAELEYGFCSDGPLHLPCHVDLFCEVLAEMECADDFDRHGHGCLSPARRRFRGQEMLRGGSAYGLLTPIRSFN, encoded by the coding sequence ATGGAGAGGAAAGGCGAAGGCGATAACCCGAAAGCAAGCTCCAGCTCCTTACTGAAGAAGCTGGAGCGTTACGTGCaaatcaagaagaagaagaagatggtgaaGAGCAAGTCGTGGAGCGGGGGAGAGGGGCGGAAACCGGCCCCCACGGGGTGCTTCTCCGTCTATGTTGGACCGGAGAAGCAGCGGTTCGTGATAAAGACCGGGTTGGTGAACCACCCGCTCTTCAAGATGCTGCTTGAGGATGCTGAGCTGGAATACGGGTTCTGCAGCGATGGGCCCCTCCACCTCCCCTGCCACGTGGACCTCTTCTGCGAGGTCCTCGCTGAGATGGAGTGCGCTGACGACTTTGACCGCCACGGCCACGGCTGCCTCAGCCCCGCCCGGCGTCGTTTTCGTGGACAGGAGATGCTCAGAGGTGGCAGCGCCTACGGACTCCTCACGCCGATTAGATCCTTCAATTGA